The DNA segment ATTCCTTCTAAAATAGAAGATTGAATCAATGCTTTTACAAGCGTTTCGCCTGTTTTGTTATTCATAAAATCATCGTAAGCATCCATGATTGGTTCATTACGTTTAATGATAGTCGGATGTGTTCTCGCAAGTTCAAATACGCGATTTTGTTCTTGTAAATTTGTGATAGAAGCAAGCACATAAGAATAACTTTCATTGTGAATTACTTCTTGTTGAGCGATAATTGCTGCATTCGCATGAACTGCTGGATCGGTAATGTATTCCGCAATGTTATAGATAAAACGTGTTTGCGGAGAATCCAGTGTTGCAAGTAAGCCAATGATGGCATCAAAAGCATATTTTTCTTGTTCTGAAAGAGCGGGATATTGTTTTGCATCGCTTTTCATGTCTACTTCATCTGGAATCCAGTAATTAGTAGAAAGTTCTTTGTAGGCGCGGTAAAACGATGGATACGGAATATCATTCCAATTCAAAATACCGCTAGTTTCTCCATTTATGATTGAAGTAGAACGATTAGGAAATAAAGGTTCTAAAATTTTAATACGTGTAAGTTGTTCTTTTTGGTTAGCCATCTAGGCAAGCCCTCCCTTTCTTATTGTGTTATCGATAAAATGTTTTAGAGATTTATCAGCTTGAGCACCATTCACACTCTTCCACATCAATATCGTTGGAGCGGACATAGTACGTTGTTTTAAGTCCTTCATTCCAAGCAGTCATGTGTAGTTCAAGTAGTTTACTTGCTTTAATACCACTTGGTACATAGAAGTTAAAGCTTAGTGATTGGTCTACGTGACGTTGACGACGACCGTTTTGACGTACACTTGCGAATTGGTCAACTTTGTAAGCACCTTTTTCGTAGTATGGGTATGTGCTTAGGTTTAAGTCCGGCGCGATTACTGGACGACGATAGTCTTTTTTCTCTTCATAGTAGAACGCACTGTAAATCGGGTCAATCGAAGCAGTGGAGCCAGCAATTTGAGCTGTACTCATGTTTGGCGCTACAGCTACAAGATACGCATTACGCAAACCTTTTTCTGCTACTTCTTTTGCAAGTTCTTGCCATTCAGGTGAATTATAGTTACGACGCGCGAAATATTCTCCTGTGTTCCAGTCGCTACCTTTGAAGACTTTGTAAGCACCTTTTTCTTGAGCTAGCTTGTTACTAGCGCGAATAGCTAAGTAGTTAATTTGTTCATATAATTCATCGGCATATTTCTCAGCTTCCTCAGAATCCCAAGCAATATTTTTAAGAGCAAGCAAGTGATGCCAGCCGAATGTTCCAAGTCCAATAGAACGATATTTTTGGTTTGTGATGGTTGCTTGAGGTACTGGTAGTTCGTTTAAGTCGATTACGTTGTCGAGCATACGTACTTCTACTTCGATTAAACGTTCCAGCGTCCCTTCTTCTTCAGCCAAAACAGCACGGCCTAAGTTCACAGAAGATAAGTTACATACAACAAAATCTCCCGCTTGTTTAGTAATAACGATTTGATCTCCAGAAATAATTTCTTGAATCATTTTTGTTGGACTCATATTTTGCATGATTTCTGTACATAAATTACTAGAATATACCATACCTTCATGTTTATTAGGATTCATTCTATTTACTTCATCACGGTAAAACATGAACGGATTTCCTGTTTCTAATTGACTCATCATAATACGTTTCATGATATCAATAGCTTTAACAATTTTTTTGCTGATAGTTTCATCGGCTACTAATTCTTCATATTTTTCACGGAAAGTACCGATACCTTTTGATTCATCGTAGAAATCTTGTAGGTACCAACCTTTTTTCGCTTTTACTTCATGTGGATCGAATAAATACCACTCACCACGACGTTCTACAGCTTCCATAAAAATATCTGGAATACAAACAGCAGTAAATACATCATGTGCGCGTAAACGTTGATCTCCATTATTTAAACGTAAATCAAGGAAAGATTCGATATCCTTGTGGAAAACGTCTAAGTAAACCGCAATCGCACCTTTACGTTGACCTAATTGGTCTACACTAACAGCAGTATTGTTTAATTGTTTAATCCAAGGAATAACACCACCACTTGCACCTTTTACGCCACGAATAGCAGCTCCTGTGGAACGAACATAACCAAGATAAGCACCAACACCACCACCGTGTTTAGAAACTCTAGCAACGTCTGTATTGCTATCATAAATGCCTTGTAAGCTATCATCTACTGTATCAATGAAGCAACTAGATAATTGTCCGCCAACTTTTCCTGCATTCGCTAGCGTTGGAGTGGCAACAGTCATATATAAATTGCTTAGCGCCCAGTAAGCTTCTTCAACTAACTTCATACGCTTTTCTTTTGGTTCGTTTTGCATTAAATAAAGCGCGATAGTTAACCAACGTTCTTGTGGTAATTCGTATACATTACGTTCGGAGTCTGTTGCTAAATAACGAGTCGCAAGTAAATACAAACCATTATACGTAAATAATTTATCTTTTTCTGGATCAATTAATTTTCCAGCTACAATCAAATCTTCTTTTGAATAATTTTTTAGGATATTGCCGGAATAAATCCCACGCTCGCCTAAACTTTCTTGAAGTCCAACATATGAACCATATTTATCATCGTCATTGTAAAAACGGTTTTTGCTTGCTTTTTTATATAATTTATTTAAATAAAGGCGTGCCGCGAAATGTTCCCATTCAGCAATATGAATATCTGTACGAGCTTCTGCTTCCCTAATTAAATAATCGACTAATTCGTCAGCCGCATAATCTTCCTTCTTTTCTACAAAATTAAAAACCTTACGTTTGTAATCTTCTAAATCAAGTTTCGGAAATTCTTCATGGATTTTCTCTAAATATCCATCCAATCGGCTTTTATCAAAAGGTAGCTTTCTGTTTCCCCCGTCTTTTACTATGTAAGTTGTCATTTGCAATCCCCATTTCATCCTTTTTTCCTCGTTGTAAAAATATCTGATTCATTTTGCGCTTTTATTCGTCCGGCGAACTATTTTCGTTCTTTCCATGGAGCAAAAAAATTAACTTTTAAAGGAGCACATTCCCCTTGATAAAAGTTAAAAGGCGATGAAGCAATATTTCGCTTTCGATACTATATATAGTATAACTTTTTCATTGTGAATGCAAGATATAGTGCTTTGATTTTATCAGCGAATTCTCTAAAAAGACGATTATGACAAGGTTTTTAGCAAATAAAAAAATTTTCGCAAGTAATTTATGTGTTTTTTCGCACATTATTTAAGCTTAAAAACCACTACTTATAGTGTTTCATATTTTATTAAAAACTATATTTAGTAGTCAAAAAATCTGTCTTTTGCAACTTCACAATCTCGTTTAACTGATTTACTAGCTTTCTGACAAAATTGTAAGGTTATTCGATTATTTTGTTAGTTAACAAACAGGAAAAAAATGTCACTTCGTTGTAAACTTAATGTAATAAAACAAATGGAAACTATTTAGGAGGATGAGAAGAATGATTACTAAAAAAAGAGTTTTAATATCACTAGCTACAGTTCTTCTAGCTGTTTGTGCTATTTGGGAGTATGCGATGCCGACCGATGCCGCAGTAAAATCCTATTATCTTAAAGTAGCAGAGGCTGGAAAACCAGTAAAGAAAAACCAATTTAAAGGTTATGAATATACTTCTAAAGTTTATGATGACAAAGGAAAACAAAAAGAAATTAAATTCTACTCTGAAAAAGAACTAACAAAAAACGAACAGTTCAAAGTAATGATTGGTGAAAACAAAATGGTAGTGAACTATAAAAAAATAAAAAACGTTCCTGATAAAATTAAATACTTAGCAGAAAAATAAAAAACGTTTTGTTTAGCCATTTTAAATGGGCTATAACAAAACGTTTTATTTTTTACAGTTTTGAACTCCGTAGACAAAAAAGATAGGCTTGAATCGCTCAAGCCTATCTTCTTTCACTTATTCGGATAATTTCTTTTTAGCGTCGCCAGTTTTGTCTTCTACTTCGCCTTTAGCTTTTTGTGCTTTACCTTCTGCTTGTTTCGCTTTGTCGTCTGTTGCTTTACCGAATTTGTCTTTTGCGTCACCTACTACTTTGTCTTTCATTCCTTTTGCTTTGTCTTTCATACCTTTATCTTCGCTCATTGATATTTCCTCCTAATTAGAATTATTTTCTAATGAAGAATCTCGTCTTCATATTAATGTTTTCCACATAATTAGGATTCCAAAACATTTTTCTTATATAGAATGAATAGTTTTATCTGTCTCAGCCGCTTCAAATATGGCTTCAATCAATTTTAAAACTTGATAAACTTCTTCGTTTTGAACGATTGGGTCACTTTCGCCGCTTAGTACGTTTGCAAAATTATTATAGAAAGAAGTAGCTAATTTGGCTGGAGTTGGAAGTGATAAGGTATTGGTAGCTTCTTCACTTGGTGGTGCCATTGTTTTAGTTAGTCCTTGACCAGCTTTAATTGGTGTTGGTTCAGAAGTTTTAGCAAGTGCTGTTGGTTTGACGATTTCACCACTTAAATCCCAATCATGGATAATGCCAGTTCCTTCTGTTCCTTTCACATACCACCGAGGTAGTTTAATAAAATTCGTTGTTCCGACTTCGATTTGGGCTGTGATACCATTTTCAAAAGTAATGAATGTGACAAAGCCATCATCCACTTCATCACCAAGCGCATAGCTTAAATGTGCAGATACAGACTTTACATTACTATCAACTAAGAATAATAATTGGTCCAGCAAATGAACGCCCCAATCAAGTACCATCCCACCCCCATGTGCTTTCAAATGACGCCAATCACCTGGAATACCATTTGCTCCGTGCACACGCGATTCTAGGTGAAACATATCGCCAATCGTTTTTTGTTCGAACATTTCTTTAATAATAAGAAAATCTTCATCCCAACGTCTATTTTGATGTACCATAAAATGTTTATTTACTTTTTTTGCTGCATCCATAATTGCTAATAAATCATCGCTTGTCATGGTCACTGGTTTTTCGCAAACGACATGTTTTCCTGCTTCGAGTGCGCTGATAGCAAGTTCTTTATGGCTATCATTCGGAGTTGCAATGAGCACAGCATCTACCTTTTCATCTGCTAAAACATCTGCAAAACTTTCATATATGTTCAACCCTTTTTGAGCGGCGGCATCGCGTTTTTCTTCTAGAATGTCGAATACACCATGAACTTCTATATTATCAGCTGCTGATGCAAGCGTTACATGATAGCTGCCCATCCCGCCATAACCAACAATTACTAATTGATATTTTTTCATCTTAAGCCCCTCTTTCTTATCGTTAAGCCCACCACATATCTAGTGGTTTGTCTTTAATTAAAATTGATTGTAAATTAGTAACGGCACGGTCGAAACCTTCGTCAATCGACATTAATGGATCTTCATGTTCAATACTAACTACATAATCGTATCCATATGTTCTAAGCGCGCTCATAATATCCGACCATTCTGTCAAACTATGGCCGCAACCCACGGAACGGAATGTCCAGCTTCTCGTTTGAACATCGCCATATGGTTGCATATCTGTCAAACCATACATATTAATATTATCTTGATCCAAATAAGTATCTTTTGCATGGAAATGATGGATTGCTCCAGCTTTACCTAAGATTTTAATAGCACCAACTGGGTCAATTCCTTGCCACCATAAATGACTAGGATCTAAATTAACACCAATAGCATCATTTGTTTCTTCCCGCAGTTTTAAAATTGTATATGGTGTATGACATAAGAACCCGCCGTGTAATTCAATACCAATTTTAACGCCGGAAGCTGCTGCAAGTTCACCAATTCCTTTCCAATATGGAATTAGTTTTGTTTCCCATTGCCACGTTTTAATATCGCTATAGATAGTAGGCCAAGGAATTACCGGCCAGTTTGGTGCTTTGGCATCGTCACTATCACCAGCTGTGCCAGAAAATGTATTAACAACCGGGACATTCATTAAGGAAGCAAGTTTAATCGATTTGCGTAAAATTTCATCGGATGCTGCCGCTTCTTCTTTATTTGGAGAAATTGGGTTATCATGACAACTAAATGCGCTAATAGTTAATCCCCGACTAGTAAATTTATCTAAATATTCTTTGCGAGCTTCCTCACTTGCTAATAGTTCATCCGTTGGGCAGTGGTGATTTCCAGGGTTTCCGCCAGTTCCGATTTCTACTGCATCAAGACCTGCCGCTTTTACTTTGTCTAACATTTCTTCTAATGATAAATTAGCAAATAATGGTGTAAATACGCCTAATTTCATTTTTATTTCCTCCCTATTTGTTCAAGTGGTTGGTGATTCCCATATGCTGGGTATGTTTTTCGACTTTCTGCGCACCAATGGACGCCGTTGATAATTACTTGTTGTATATCAGGATGATGGTACGTTGGGTAAGATTCGTGACCTGGTTGGAAATAGAAAATCCGACCATTTCCTCGTTTGTACGTAATACCACTGCGGAAAACTTCCCCACCTTCGAACCAACCTAAGAAAATGAGTTCATCAGGAGTTGGGATATCAAAATGCTCTCCATACATCTCTTCTTCGTCTAATTCGATAAATTCGCCGATGCCTTTTGCAATTGGGTGTGTTGGATCCACTACCCAAAGTCGCTCTCTTTCATTCGCTTCTCGCCATTTCAAGTCACAGCTTGTTCCCATTAAACGCATAAATATTTTCGACATATGACCTGAATGTAAGACAACAAGCCCCATGCCTTCTAAAACACGTTTTTGCACACGATCGACAATTTCATCTTCCACACGGTCGTGTCCCATATGTCCCCACCAAATAAGTACATCTGTGTTCGCTAAAACTTCTTCTGTAAGTCCGTGTTCTGGTTCTTCCAAAGTAGCTGTTGCTGTATCCATTCCTGCTTTTTCTAGGAAACCAGCAATTTGTCCATGAATTCCATCTGGATAAATTGCTAGCACTGCATCATCCTCTTTTTCATGTAAAAATTCGTTCCATACTGTTACGCGCGTCATATTATTTCCCCTCCAATACATTCGCTAAATATGTATAACCTTTGGCAACACTTGTTAGCGGGTCTTCCTCAAATGCTTCTTGCTCAATAATTAGCCACTTCGTTCCTGATGCGATTGCTGTTTTCACGTACCCAGAAATATCGAGAATTCCTTCACCAATAATCGTACTTTCCTTGCTCGTTTTTGATTTATCTTTAATATGGACAAGTGGCACACGATTGCGATATTTTTCAATAAAAGGAATTACTCCGACCCCTGCATACTCTATCCAATAAGTATCTAATTCCGCAATCATCTCAGGTACATTTCCAAGTAAATTTTCTAAGATAATAGCGTCATCTACTTTTTCTAATTCATGGGCATGATTATGATAGCCAAATTGCATTCCAGCTTGTTGGATAGTTTTCGCAATTTCACGTAGTTTTTCCGCAAAAGAAAGCCATTCTTGCTTCGTTTCAAAGTCAGCGTAAGGGCAAATAATGAATTTATTACCTAATTCGCGTTCAAAAACAATCACATCTTCTAATTCTGCTTCAAGCATTTCTTTACTAATATGTGATCCCGCTACTTCTAGTCCAAGTTCAGCTAATTTTGTTTTAATTTCACTGGCAGATTTTCCGTAATAGCCAGCGAATTCCACACCGTCATAACCCATTTCGGCTACTTTTTCTAATGTTCCAAAGAAATCATCTTCACAAGCTTCCTTGACACTCCACAACTGTAACGCTATTTTTGCTTTCATAAAGGCACTTCCTCCTTAATTAAAATAAACTGGTTGACCCGTTTTGGATGATTCATAGATAGCTTCTAAAATTTGTGTTACAACAAGTGCTTGTTCTGGTTTTACTACGGGATCTGTATCATTTATAATCGCTTCTAACCATTGTTCCGCTTCGATTAAAGCAGGGTCATCTCCTGTACCGTCATAAAAATCAACGCCACCTGCTTCTAATTGGATTTTCTTTTCAAACATTTGGCTGTGTGCTTCGCCGTTAATCCGTAAGCCGTCTTCCATATCCGCGCCACCTTCTGTTCCGGATAGAGAAGTTCTCGCTTCGCCAACATCTAAAGTATTAAGCGCCCAACTAGCTTCTAAAACAATCGTTGCGCCGTTTTCCATTGTGATAAAACCAAATGCAGAATCTTCTACAGTAAATTTATTTGGATCCCACGAGCCCCAAGCATTTGCAGCATTTTCTTTCTTAGCAAGTTTATGATAGCTGTTTCCTACTACATATTTTGGTTTATAGTTATCCATCATCCAAAGCGTTAAATCAAGTGCATGTGTACCAATATCAATAAGTGGTCCACCGCCTTGAGCTTCTTCGTCTAGAAATACTCCCCAAGTTGGAACTGCCCGGCGACGAATCGCTTTTGCTTTGGCATAATAGATATCACCTAATTCGCCATTTTCGCATACTTGGTGCAAGTAATCAGAGTCTTTACGGAATCTATTTTGATAACCAATCGTTAGTTTCCTTCCAGTTCGTTCGGAAGCTTCAATCATACTTTTTGCTTCTGCTGTTGTTTTTGCCATTGGTTTTTCGCACATCACGTGTTTACCTGCTTCCATTGCTGCAATAGAAATCTCAGCATGCGAAATATTTGGTGTACAAACATGAATGACATCGATGGATTTGTCTTGAAGTAATTCCATATAGTTTGTGTATACGCTTGCATTTTCCGCACCAAATTCTTTTGCTGCTGCTTCTGCTTTTTCTAAAACGATATCGCAAAAAGCAACCATTTCTGCTTTTTCAGCTTTGAATAAACTTGGCATATGCTTACCGTTTGCAATGCCTCCACAACCAATAATTCCAACTTTCAATGTCATAATAAAAAACCTCCAATAGTTTTGATAGTTACATCATACAAAACTACTAGAGGTAATTCTTCCTATTTTATTGCTTAATTATTCCCGTATATTGTCTTCCGATATTTAAGCGGCGCCACACCCATTGCTCTTTTAAACGCATGATGGAATGTTTTAACACTACTAAATCCGGCTAGTTCAGCCACTTCCGTCACAGGAAATGCTTCATTTAATAACATCCATTTCGCTTTATTCAATCGATAATCATTTAAAAAGGTCACAAAAGTCATGCCTGTATTTCTTTTGAAAAACTTTGTAAAATAATACGTACTAAAACCAGTATAATTCGCTACTTGTTGTAAACTAACTGGCTCTTGATAATGTTTTTCAACATAGGAAAATATCTGATCTAATTTATGCAATGTTTCTTGGGATTTCAACACTGCTTCTTCGGAAATGACACTATCTGGTTGCGTTTTTATTTGCGGAATTTCGCGGTAAATCAGGCCTATAATTGCCAGTAAATCTCCTTTAATAATATAGTGCCTTCCTGATTTTTCATCACTTGATTCAGCATGAATATTCATAATTAACGATTGCATTCTTGAAACTGTCTCATCTGGCCATTCTCTACTTAAATGCGCCATTTCTGTAAGCATTTCGCGTAATGTTTGTGTGTGACCATCCATTTGCATCTCTTCT comes from the Listeria welshimeri serovar 6b str. SLCC5334 genome and includes:
- a CDS encoding ribonucleotide-diphosphate reductase subunit beta; this translates as MANQKEQLTRIKILEPLFPNRSTSIINGETSGILNWNDIPYPSFYRAYKELSTNYWIPDEVDMKSDAKQYPALSEQEKYAFDAIIGLLATLDSPQTRFIYNIAEYITDPAVHANAAIIAQQEVIHNESYSYVLASITNLQEQNRVFELARTHPTIIKRNEPIMDAYDDFMNNKTGETLVKALIQSSILEGINFYSGFAYFYNLVRQNKMTGTGKIISFINRDELAHSKFISEVIRAILGENPELQTEELVEYTHEAFRHAVELETEWSEEVLQGIEGIDVEEMVDYVKYRANKMLGMLGIPELYPGHSDNTMTWIKAYADNFTETKTDFFEMRNSSYKKTNMDNGFDDL
- a CDS encoding ribonucleoside-diphosphate reductase subunit alpha, whose amino-acid sequence is MKWGLQMTTYIVKDGGNRKLPFDKSRLDGYLEKIHEEFPKLDLEDYKRKVFNFVEKKEDYAADELVDYLIREAEARTDIHIAEWEHFAARLYLNKLYKKASKNRFYNDDDKYGSYVGLQESLGERGIYSGNILKNYSKEDLIVAGKLIDPEKDKLFTYNGLYLLATRYLATDSERNVYELPQERWLTIALYLMQNEPKEKRMKLVEEAYWALSNLYMTVATPTLANAGKVGGQLSSCFIDTVDDSLQGIYDSNTDVARVSKHGGGVGAYLGYVRSTGAAIRGVKGASGGVIPWIKQLNNTAVSVDQLGQRKGAIAVYLDVFHKDIESFLDLRLNNGDQRLRAHDVFTAVCIPDIFMEAVERRGEWYLFDPHEVKAKKGWYLQDFYDESKGIGTFREKYEELVADETISKKIVKAIDIMKRIMMSQLETGNPFMFYRDEVNRMNPNKHEGMVYSSNLCTEIMQNMSPTKMIQEIISGDQIVITKQAGDFVVCNLSSVNLGRAVLAEEEGTLERLIEVEVRMLDNVIDLNELPVPQATITNQKYRSIGLGTFGWHHLLALKNIAWDSEEAEKYADELYEQINYLAIRASNKLAQEKGAYKVFKGSDWNTGEYFARRNYNSPEWQELAKEVAEKGLRNAYLVAVAPNMSTAQIAGSTASIDPIYSAFYYEEKKDYRRPVIAPDLNLSTYPYYEKGAYKVDQFASVRQNGRRQRHVDQSLSFNFYVPSGIKASKLLELHMTAWNEGLKTTYYVRSNDIDVEECEWCSS
- a CDS encoding YxeA family protein — translated: MITKKRVLISLATVLLAVCAIWEYAMPTDAAVKSYYLKVAEAGKPVKKNQFKGYEYTSKVYDDKGKQKEIKFYSEKELTKNEQFKVMIGENKMVVNYKKIKNVPDKIKYLAEK
- a CDS encoding CsbD family protein, translating into MSEDKGMKDKAKGMKDKVVGDAKDKFGKATDDKAKQAEGKAQKAKGEVEDKTGDAKKKLSE
- a CDS encoding Gfo/Idh/MocA family protein, whose amino-acid sequence is MKKYQLVIVGYGGMGSYHVTLASAADNIEVHGVFDILEEKRDAAAQKGLNIYESFADVLADEKVDAVLIATPNDSHKELAISALEAGKHVVCEKPVTMTSDDLLAIMDAAKKVNKHFMVHQNRRWDEDFLIIKEMFEQKTIGDMFHLESRVHGANGIPGDWRHLKAHGGGMVLDWGVHLLDQLLFLVDSNVKSVSAHLSYALGDEVDDGFVTFITFENGITAQIEVGTTNFIKLPRWYVKGTEGTGIIHDWDLSGEIVKPTALAKTSEPTPIKAGQGLTKTMAPPSEEATNTLSLPTPAKLATSFYNNFANVLSGESDPIVQNEEVYQVLKLIEAIFEAAETDKTIHSI
- a CDS encoding sugar phosphate isomerase/epimerase family protein, producing MKLGVFTPLFANLSLEEMLDKVKAAGLDAVEIGTGGNPGNHHCPTDELLASEEARKEYLDKFTSRGLTISAFSCHDNPISPNKEEAAASDEILRKSIKLASLMNVPVVNTFSGTAGDSDDAKAPNWPVIPWPTIYSDIKTWQWETKLIPYWKGIGELAAASGVKIGIELHGGFLCHTPYTILKLREETNDAIGVNLDPSHLWWQGIDPVGAIKILGKAGAIHHFHAKDTYLDQDNINMYGLTDMQPYGDVQTRSWTFRSVGCGHSLTEWSDIMSALRTYGYDYVVSIEHEDPLMSIDEGFDRAVTNLQSILIKDKPLDMWWA
- a CDS encoding ThuA domain-containing protein, with protein sequence MTRVTVWNEFLHEKEDDAVLAIYPDGIHGQIAGFLEKAGMDTATATLEEPEHGLTEEVLANTDVLIWWGHMGHDRVEDEIVDRVQKRVLEGMGLVVLHSGHMSKIFMRLMGTSCDLKWREANERERLWVVDPTHPIAKGIGEFIELDEEEMYGEHFDIPTPDELIFLGWFEGGEVFRSGITYKRGNGRIFYFQPGHESYPTYHHPDIQQVIINGVHWCAESRKTYPAYGNHQPLEQIGRK
- a CDS encoding sugar phosphate isomerase/epimerase family protein, yielding MKAKIALQLWSVKEACEDDFFGTLEKVAEMGYDGVEFAGYYGKSASEIKTKLAELGLEVAGSHISKEMLEAELEDVIVFERELGNKFIICPYADFETKQEWLSFAEKLREIAKTIQQAGMQFGYHNHAHELEKVDDAIILENLLGNVPEMIAELDTYWIEYAGVGVIPFIEKYRNRVPLVHIKDKSKTSKESTIIGEGILDISGYVKTAIASGTKWLIIEQEAFEEDPLTSVAKGYTYLANVLEGK
- a CDS encoding Gfo/Idh/MocA family protein — encoded protein: MTLKVGIIGCGGIANGKHMPSLFKAEKAEMVAFCDIVLEKAEAAAKEFGAENASVYTNYMELLQDKSIDVIHVCTPNISHAEISIAAMEAGKHVMCEKPMAKTTAEAKSMIEASERTGRKLTIGYQNRFRKDSDYLHQVCENGELGDIYYAKAKAIRRRAVPTWGVFLDEEAQGGGPLIDIGTHALDLTLWMMDNYKPKYVVGNSYHKLAKKENAANAWGSWDPNKFTVEDSAFGFITMENGATIVLEASWALNTLDVGEARTSLSGTEGGADMEDGLRINGEAHSQMFEKKIQLEAGGVDFYDGTGDDPALIEAEQWLEAIINDTDPVVKPEQALVVTQILEAIYESSKTGQPVYFN
- a CDS encoding AraC family transcriptional regulator; this encodes MSEYLEIPELNKAFPFRSFVNEGEVLVYPHWHKEIEIIYALKGSLNLGINDMPIQLKEGEIQIINGGDVHYFLASPSSERIVIQFDLSLFQEEMQMDGHTQTLREMLTEMAHLSREWPDETVSRMQSLIMNIHAESSDEKSGRHYIIKGDLLAIIGLIYREIPQIKTQPDSVISEEAVLKSQETLHKLDQIFSYVEKHYQEPVSLQQVANYTGFSTYYFTKFFKRNTGMTFVTFLNDYRLNKAKWMLLNEAFPVTEVAELAGFSSVKTFHHAFKRAMGVAPLKYRKTIYGNN